Proteins encoded in a region of the Geobacillus genomosp. 3 genome:
- a CDS encoding cupin domain-containing protein, producing MAEKGNFLQDQDVLDFNRDIEQYHLGPLWNAIPDLMKHQPEPHAKAYLWKYSLLKKKLMEATQIFTPDRGGERRAIYLQNPGLNYRKPWGWASTTQTLYAAVQLILPGETAPSHRHVQNALRFVMEGEGAYTIVQGERIFMERGDFLTTPNGLWHGHGHPGSEPMIWMDCLDIPTVYFLGGTFFEPYPERLQDPEVPDNYSAQRYEGGMVRPVSDRYPKKAPLAAYKWKRTHEALEGLSRFEPDPYDGYAVEYINPSNGETACPTIASWMQKLPKGFHTKAHRHTHASIYHVFEGSGYTIINGVRFDWEKGDFFVVPNWAWHEHVAEEDSYLFSTNDLPILEKFGLEQEQALETNNGYQTITGEFKPVLG from the coding sequence ATGGCGGAGAAAGGGAATTTCCTGCAAGACCAAGATGTCCTTGATTTCAACCGCGATATCGAGCAATACCATTTGGGCCCGCTTTGGAACGCGATTCCCGATTTAATGAAACATCAACCCGAGCCGCACGCCAAAGCGTACTTATGGAAATACAGCCTTCTGAAGAAAAAGTTGATGGAAGCAACGCAAATTTTCACTCCGGACCGCGGCGGCGAGCGGCGCGCCATCTACTTGCAAAACCCGGGGCTGAACTATCGGAAACCTTGGGGCTGGGCATCTACAACCCAAACGTTGTATGCGGCCGTCCAACTGATTTTGCCGGGTGAAACGGCCCCGTCCCACCGCCACGTGCAAAATGCGCTTCGTTTTGTGATGGAAGGCGAAGGCGCGTACACGATCGTACAAGGAGAGCGCATCTTCATGGAGCGCGGCGACTTCTTGACGACGCCAAACGGACTTTGGCACGGCCATGGCCATCCGGGCTCGGAACCGATGATTTGGATGGACTGCCTAGACATTCCGACAGTCTATTTCTTAGGCGGCACGTTTTTTGAGCCGTACCCCGAGAGGCTCCAAGATCCGGAAGTGCCGGATAACTACTCGGCGCAGCGCTATGAAGGAGGAATGGTGCGCCCGGTTTCTGACCGTTATCCGAAAAAAGCGCCGCTTGCGGCATACAAATGGAAGCGCACACACGAAGCGCTCGAAGGACTGAGCCGCTTTGAGCCGGATCCGTATGACGGGTATGCGGTTGAATACATTAATCCGTCCAACGGTGAAACGGCGTGCCCGACGATCGCTTCCTGGATGCAAAAGCTGCCGAAAGGCTTCCATACGAAAGCTCATCGCCATACGCACGCATCCATCTATCACGTCTTTGAAGGATCAGGGTATACGATTATCAACGGCGTCCGCTTCGACTGGGAAAAAGGCGACTTCTTCGTCGTGCCGAACTGGGCATGGCATGAACATGTCGCTGAAGAAGACAGCTATTTATTCTCAACAAACGATTTGCCGATTCTCGAGAAATTTGGCCTGGAGCAGGAGCAAGCATTGGAGACAAACAATGGCTATCAAACTATAACGGGAGAATTCAAACCCGTTCTCGGGTAA
- a CDS encoding DinB family protein, whose translation MTNTVLSSASATVNETVDRIVELVQSLSEELIRWKPSEEEWSIAQILSHLNEAIPYWVGEINRIKQDASTAWGRGLADEVRLAAVEEAHVNALPTAELLAQLKTVPATVDDLFRRLEESDLSIVAPSRNPKFNGQPLQFIIDHLIVEHVQKHLGQIKRNVNKWNETK comes from the coding sequence ATGACCAACACGGTTTTATCTTCGGCATCGGCAACGGTCAACGAAACCGTTGACCGCATTGTCGAGTTGGTGCAATCGCTTTCTGAAGAATTGATCCGTTGGAAGCCGTCGGAAGAGGAATGGTCGATCGCGCAAATTCTCTCCCATTTAAACGAAGCAATTCCGTATTGGGTGGGGGAAATCAACCGGATCAAACAAGACGCCTCGACTGCATGGGGCCGCGGACTGGCGGATGAGGTTCGGCTGGCGGCTGTCGAGGAAGCCCATGTCAATGCCCTGCCCACCGCGGAACTGTTGGCGCAGCTGAAAACGGTTCCGGCAACGGTTGATGATCTGTTCCGGCGTCTGGAGGAAAGCGATTTGTCCATTGTTGCGCCGAGCCGCAATCCGAAATTCAACGGTCAACCGCTGCAATTCATTATTGATCATTTGATTGTGGAGCACGTCCAAAAGCACCTGGGGCAAATCAAGCGCAACGTCAACAAATGGAACGAAACTAAATAA
- a CDS encoding fumarylacetoacetate hydrolase family protein: MKLITFTKDGLTRIGLAESDYIVDLHRAFYEKLRAEGKLRAQQIADAYIPNDMVGFLQGGDESLDYAKQAVEFALSHDSDVPLVFKREEVKLEAPVPNPGKMICVGHNYREHILEMGREIPPYPVVFAKFANTVIGPEDDIPFHPISEQLDYEAEFAFVIGKRARNVSQAEALSYVAGYTIVNDVTYRDLQRRTLQWLQGKTVDGSAPMGPWLVTTDELADPSGLGIALFVNGEERQRSNTANLVFTVPYLVEFLSGLMTLEPGDVILTGTPGGVGVARNPQVFLKDGDVVRIEVEKIGVLENRVKKVEVSS; this comes from the coding sequence ATGAAACTTATCACGTTCACGAAAGATGGCCTTACCCGTATTGGACTGGCGGAAAGCGATTACATCGTTGACCTTCACCGCGCATTCTATGAAAAGCTGCGGGCTGAAGGCAAATTGCGCGCCCAACAAATCGCCGACGCCTATATTCCCAACGATATGGTCGGCTTTTTGCAAGGTGGAGATGAGAGTCTAGACTATGCAAAACAAGCCGTGGAGTTCGCCCTTTCCCATGACAGCGACGTGCCGCTTGTGTTCAAGCGGGAGGAAGTGAAACTGGAAGCGCCGGTTCCGAATCCGGGGAAAATGATTTGCGTCGGCCATAACTATCGCGAGCACATTTTGGAAATGGGCCGGGAAATCCCGCCATATCCTGTCGTGTTTGCGAAATTTGCCAATACCGTCATCGGCCCGGAAGATGATATCCCGTTCCACCCCATTTCCGAGCAGCTTGATTATGAAGCAGAGTTTGCCTTTGTGATTGGCAAGCGGGCCCGCAACGTTTCGCAGGCTGAAGCGCTTTCGTACGTCGCAGGCTATACCATTGTCAACGATGTCACATACCGCGACTTACAGCGCCGCACCCTGCAATGGCTGCAAGGAAAAACGGTCGATGGCAGCGCGCCGATGGGGCCATGGCTTGTAACAACCGATGAGTTGGCCGATCCGTCAGGTCTTGGCATCGCCCTCTTTGTCAATGGAGAAGAACGGCAACGGTCCAACACGGCCAATTTAGTGTTCACCGTTCCGTATCTCGTTGAATTTTTATCCGGTCTCATGACGCTTGAACCGGGCGATGTCATCCTCACCGGCACGCCGGGCGGCGTCGGGGTGGCCCGGAATCCGCAAGTGTTTTTAAAAGACGGGGATGTCGTCCGCATTGAGGTGGAGAAGATTGGGGTGCTCGAAAATCGGGTGAAAAAAGTGGAGGTGTCGTCATGA
- a CDS encoding YciI family protein translates to MNKYLVLIRRTNEFTGRTLPAHRDFLAELKESGTLLLAGGFADQTGGAYILQCSSQSEAEAIIRRDPMNDPNEAVYELKQWNAN, encoded by the coding sequence TTGAACAAATACCTTGTTCTCATCCGGAGAACGAACGAATTCACCGGGCGCACTCTCCCAGCCCACCGCGACTTTCTCGCCGAATTAAAGGAATCCGGAACGCTCCTTCTCGCTGGGGGATTTGCGGATCAAACGGGTGGCGCCTATATTTTGCAATGTTCGTCGCAAAGCGAAGCGGAAGCGATCATTCGCCGCGACCCGATGAATGACCCAAATGAAGCCGTTTACGAACTGAAACAATGGAACGCAAACTAG
- a CDS encoding IclR family transcriptional regulator — protein MIKNEKSTNVIQSLQVGLNIIDIVATKNRPLKFTEIQELTGITKSNLYKYLNTLTMLDVLYRDKKDGTYSLGGKFIEYCAAALGDRNVIGKITPYLREISASTSQTALLAVWTHGGPVIVDIYSANYGLNIGAQVGTRLPLLSATGKVFAAFKDERDPQVKEWKQSELRKLTDERRKQLEEEIEGIRQRFFSYALEPLVKHVSSFSVPVLDFQRDLVAAVTVVGFTERIPKTADEQAGKYIMDCVAEISKSFGFLAD, from the coding sequence ATGATCAAAAATGAAAAAAGTACGAACGTGATCCAGTCGCTGCAAGTCGGCTTGAACATTATTGACATTGTCGCTACAAAAAACCGGCCGTTAAAATTCACGGAAATTCAAGAACTAACCGGCATTACGAAAAGCAATTTATATAAATATTTAAATACGTTGACGATGCTTGATGTGTTGTATCGCGACAAAAAAGATGGGACGTATTCACTTGGTGGAAAATTCATCGAATATTGCGCGGCAGCGTTAGGGGATCGGAATGTGATCGGAAAAATTACGCCATATTTGCGCGAAATCAGTGCCTCGACGTCCCAAACCGCCTTGCTGGCTGTCTGGACTCATGGCGGGCCTGTGATCGTTGATATATACAGCGCCAATTACGGCTTAAACATTGGAGCGCAAGTCGGGACGCGGCTTCCGCTTTTATCAGCGACAGGAAAAGTGTTTGCGGCGTTCAAGGATGAGCGCGATCCGCAAGTAAAGGAATGGAAGCAAAGCGAGTTGAGGAAATTGACTGATGAGCGGCGCAAACAATTGGAAGAGGAGATCGAAGGCATTCGACAACGGTTCTTCTCGTATGCGTTAGAGCCGTTAGTCAAGCATGTCTCGTCGTTTAGCGTCCCGGTCTTGGACTTCCAGCGCGATCTCGTTGCTGCGGTAACGGTAGTCGGATTCACCGAGCGGATCCCGAAGACGGCCGACGAGCAGGCAGGGAAGTATATTATGGATTGTGTGGCGGAAATTTCGAAGTCTTTTGGTTTTTTGGCCGACTAA
- a CDS encoding MFS transporter: MQTINLEQIIHASKFNRFHFGLVALCFLIILFDGYDLVVYGTVVPVLIEEWGLSSVEAGTIGSYGLFGMVFGAILLGMMADRYGRKPAIILSLFLFSFFTMLCGFADNPTTFSIYRFLAGLGLGGIMPNITALLTDYAPKRLRSLLVTIVLCGYSVGGMLAPVFGMTLMPIFGWEAVFWVAGFGLLFIPFVYKYAPETVVRLLQTGNKQEIVRIMAKVNPEVPLSEKDEFTTDRQERAKVPVVELFKEKRALSTVLFWTTYFMSLLMVYGLNTWLPNLMMKAGYGLNSSLAFLMILQGGSIVGAIVVARLSSKYDLKKMLSFLYAIGAVAMTLLGFGGDMLYIYALVAVAGASSVGAQHLIQAYVSQYYPPSVRSTALGTASGMGRFGGMFGPMVGGWLLSMALPTPMNFLAFAIPGIVAATALAIVPAKRAYYSSSEVVGNKERLRENA; this comes from the coding sequence TTGCAAACGATCAATCTTGAACAAATCATTCATGCAAGCAAATTTAACCGTTTTCATTTTGGGTTAGTGGCATTATGTTTTCTCATTATTTTGTTTGACGGCTATGACTTAGTCGTTTACGGGACAGTAGTCCCCGTGTTGATTGAAGAGTGGGGATTAAGCTCTGTCGAAGCGGGGACGATCGGCAGTTACGGATTATTCGGGATGGTGTTCGGGGCAATTTTGTTAGGGATGATGGCTGACCGGTACGGGAGGAAGCCCGCTATTATTCTTTCCTTATTCTTATTCAGCTTTTTTACGATGCTTTGCGGGTTTGCAGATAATCCAACGACTTTTTCGATTTATCGTTTCCTTGCCGGTTTGGGGCTTGGCGGCATTATGCCGAACATTACCGCGTTGTTGACCGACTACGCACCGAAACGGTTAAGAAGTTTACTGGTGACGATCGTATTATGCGGCTACTCGGTCGGCGGCATGTTGGCGCCGGTGTTTGGCATGACGCTCATGCCAATATTCGGCTGGGAAGCAGTGTTTTGGGTTGCTGGTTTTGGACTTTTATTTATCCCGTTCGTCTACAAGTATGCTCCAGAAACGGTAGTGCGCCTTCTGCAAACGGGAAACAAACAAGAAATTGTTCGCATAATGGCCAAAGTAAATCCGGAAGTGCCGTTGTCGGAGAAAGACGAATTTACGACAGACCGCCAGGAACGGGCGAAAGTGCCGGTTGTGGAGCTGTTTAAGGAAAAGCGGGCATTAAGCACGGTCTTATTTTGGACAACGTATTTCATGAGCTTGTTGATGGTATACGGGTTGAACACATGGCTGCCGAATTTAATGATGAAAGCCGGGTACGGCTTGAATTCCAGCTTGGCCTTTTTGATGATTTTGCAAGGCGGATCGATTGTTGGGGCGATCGTTGTCGCGCGCTTAAGCAGCAAATACGATTTGAAAAAAATGCTTTCCTTTTTATATGCCATCGGCGCCGTAGCGATGACACTGTTAGGATTTGGAGGGGATATGCTATACATTTATGCGCTCGTAGCGGTAGCCGGGGCAAGCTCTGTCGGGGCGCAGCATTTGATCCAAGCATACGTTTCCCAATACTACCCGCCTTCTGTCCGTTCAACGGCGCTTGGCACGGCATCGGGAATGGGGCGGTTTGGCGGAATGTTTGGGCCGATGGTTGGCGGATGGCTGCTGTCGATGGCGCTTCCTACCCCGATGAATTTTCTTGCTTTCGCCATCCCGGGAATTGTTGCGGCCACTGCGCTGGCAATCGTGCCGGCCAAACGGGCGTACTATAGCAGTAGTGAAGTTGTTGGCAATAAAGAACGGTTAAGGGAAAATGCCTAG
- a CDS encoding ABC transporter substrate-binding protein: MKLKHLTLLSAFILSLLLLAGCGGKQEETAEPAEDKEPKAEESYTVEHAMGTTEIKGTPKRVVILTNEGTEALLALGVKPVGAVKSWTGDPWYDHIKDQMDGVKELGLESEPNVEAIAALKPDLIIGNKLRHEKIYEQLKQIAPTVFAETLRGNWKDNFMLYAKAVNQEEKGKQVIAEYDKRIEDLKAKLGDKLNMKVSIVRFMAGDVRIYHKDSFSGVILDQLGFARPESQNVNDFAETGVTKERIPAMDGDILFYFTYETGDGKASELEKEWINDPLFQNLNVAKQGKVYKVSDTIWNTAGGVLAAHLMLDDIEKYFLQEQ, translated from the coding sequence GTGAAATTGAAGCATCTTACTCTGCTTTCCGCCTTCATTCTTTCTCTCCTGCTTCTCGCGGGCTGCGGCGGAAAACAGGAAGAGACGGCCGAGCCGGCGGAAGACAAGGAACCGAAAGCGGAAGAAAGCTATACGGTTGAGCACGCCATGGGCACGACCGAAATCAAAGGAACGCCTAAACGGGTCGTCATTTTAACGAACGAAGGAACAGAAGCGCTGCTTGCATTAGGCGTGAAACCGGTCGGCGCTGTCAAGTCGTGGACGGGCGATCCGTGGTACGACCACATTAAAGATCAAATGGACGGCGTCAAAGAGCTCGGTCTCGAATCGGAGCCAAACGTGGAAGCGATCGCCGCCTTGAAACCGGATTTGATCATCGGCAACAAATTGCGCCATGAAAAAATTTACGAGCAACTGAAACAAATTGCTCCGACTGTGTTTGCCGAAACGCTTCGCGGCAATTGGAAAGACAACTTTATGCTTTATGCAAAAGCGGTCAACCAAGAAGAGAAAGGAAAGCAAGTCATCGCTGAATACGACAAGCGCATTGAAGACTTAAAAGCGAAACTCGGCGACAAGTTAAACATGAAAGTCTCGATCGTCCGCTTTATGGCCGGCGACGTCCGCATTTATCATAAAGACTCGTTCTCCGGCGTCATTTTAGACCAACTCGGCTTCGCCCGCCCGGAATCGCAAAACGTGAACGACTTTGCGGAAACCGGCGTGACGAAAGAACGCATCCCGGCCATGGACGGCGACATCTTGTTCTACTTTACATATGAAACCGGGGACGGCAAAGCAAGCGAACTTGAGAAAGAATGGATCAACGACCCGCTCTTCCAAAACTTAAACGTCGCGAAACAAGGCAAAGTGTACAAAGTGAGCGACACGATTTGGAACACGGCTGGCGGTGTGCTCGCAGCCCACTTGATGTTGGATGATATTGAAAAATATTTTCTGCAAGAACAATAA
- a CDS encoding FecCD family ABC transporter permease translates to MFATNRQKTFGLIGLFILLLAAMWMSIVYGYTDTNWRQAVAALIDNNGSNTHLVVATVRLPRALIAAAVGASLAMAGALMQALTRNPLASPGIFGINAGAGFFIVIVVTFFSVSSLQMLSWVAFIGAAVAAAIVFVISAAGQDGLTPLKMTLAGTAVAALFASLTQGMLAINEKALEEVLFWLAGSVAGRNLELLAVVFPYLAAAWLGALLLARHVNILMMGDDVAKGLGQRTNLIKAAAALLVVLLAGGSVAVAGPIGFIGMMVPHVARALAGIDHRWLLPYCALLGGILLLAADIGARYILMPREVPVGIVTALIGVPFFIYIARRGMAAK, encoded by the coding sequence ATGTTCGCAACAAACCGTCAAAAAACGTTTGGCCTCATCGGGCTGTTTATCTTGCTTCTTGCGGCCATGTGGATGAGCATTGTGTACGGATATACCGATACGAACTGGCGGCAGGCAGTGGCAGCGCTTATTGACAATAACGGCTCGAACACCCATTTGGTTGTAGCGACAGTCCGTCTGCCGCGGGCGCTTATTGCTGCGGCGGTCGGGGCGAGCTTGGCGATGGCGGGGGCGCTCATGCAAGCGCTGACGCGAAACCCGCTCGCTTCACCGGGTATTTTCGGTATCAACGCCGGGGCCGGCTTTTTCATTGTCATTGTCGTGACGTTTTTTTCTGTTTCTTCCTTGCAGATGTTGTCATGGGTCGCATTTATTGGCGCAGCAGTAGCGGCGGCGATCGTGTTTGTGATCAGCGCCGCGGGGCAAGACGGGTTAACGCCGCTGAAGATGACGCTTGCCGGTACGGCGGTCGCTGCCTTGTTCGCTTCGCTGACGCAAGGGATGCTGGCGATCAATGAAAAAGCGCTCGAAGAAGTGCTCTTTTGGCTGGCCGGATCGGTCGCCGGCCGGAATCTGGAGCTGTTGGCAGTCGTCTTTCCGTATTTGGCCGCCGCCTGGCTCGGGGCCTTGTTGTTGGCGCGGCATGTCAATATTTTAATGATGGGGGACGATGTAGCGAAAGGGCTCGGGCAGCGGACGAACTTGATCAAGGCTGCCGCCGCTCTGTTAGTCGTGCTGTTGGCTGGCGGATCGGTCGCCGTCGCCGGCCCGATCGGGTTTATCGGCATGATGGTGCCACATGTGGCGCGGGCGCTGGCCGGCATTGACCATCGTTGGCTCCTTCCATACTGCGCCTTGCTTGGCGGGATTTTGCTTTTGGCGGCTGATATTGGGGCGCGCTACATACTCATGCCGCGTGAAGTGCCGGTCGGCATCGTCACCGCGTTGATCGGTGTTCCGTTTTTCATCTACATTGCCCGCAGGGGGATGGCAGCAAAATGA
- a CDS encoding FecCD family ABC transporter permease produces MKKYVTVRMGKHVSFFYDKKAAAVMAALGAVAVLLFLVSVGSGEMRISPFEAAAALLGYGEEIHQTVILTFRLPRVLVAWLAGMALAAAGAILQGMVRNPLASPDVLGITGGAAAAVVAFLALFSDENNSLTVSIHWLPLAAFLGANAAAWLVYWLAWKNGLAPLRLVLVGIGISALMQAVTTLLMIVGPIYRASQANVWITGSVYGASWQHVSFMAPSVIGLLLMAVLVSRHVNVQELGDELAVGLGSAVERQRLGLVLLSTALTGGAVAFAGGIGFVGLMAPHMARRLVGSAFGALLPTAALLGGVLVMGADLAGRMLLAPTEIPAGVFTAALGAPYFIYLLYQTRKP; encoded by the coding sequence ATGAAAAAATACGTCACGGTCCGAATGGGAAAACATGTCTCGTTTTTCTATGACAAAAAAGCTGCCGCCGTGATGGCCGCGCTCGGGGCGGTGGCGGTTTTGCTTTTTCTTGTCAGCGTCGGCAGCGGGGAGATGCGCATTTCGCCGTTCGAAGCGGCCGCAGCGCTGCTCGGATATGGGGAAGAGATCCACCAAACGGTCATTTTGACGTTCCGCCTGCCGCGTGTGCTTGTCGCTTGGTTGGCTGGAATGGCGCTTGCGGCCGCCGGTGCGATTTTGCAAGGGATGGTGCGCAATCCGCTCGCTTCGCCGGATGTGCTCGGCATCACCGGTGGGGCAGCGGCCGCGGTCGTCGCCTTTTTGGCACTGTTTAGCGACGAAAACAACTCCCTCACCGTCAGCATCCACTGGCTGCCGCTCGCAGCCTTTCTTGGCGCCAATGCCGCTGCGTGGCTCGTGTATTGGCTCGCGTGGAAAAACGGTCTCGCCCCGCTTCGGCTTGTGCTGGTCGGCATCGGCATTTCCGCGCTCATGCAGGCGGTGACGACGCTGCTTATGATCGTCGGGCCGATTTACCGGGCGAGCCAGGCAAACGTTTGGATCACCGGCAGCGTATATGGGGCATCTTGGCAGCACGTTTCGTTCATGGCGCCATCGGTCATTGGACTGCTTCTTATGGCCGTGCTTGTGTCCCGGCACGTCAATGTGCAAGAGTTGGGCGACGAACTGGCGGTTGGACTTGGCAGCGCGGTCGAACGGCAACGGCTCGGGCTTGTGTTGCTCAGTACAGCGCTCACCGGTGGGGCGGTGGCGTTTGCCGGCGGCATCGGGTTTGTCGGGCTGATGGCACCGCATATGGCGCGTCGGCTTGTCGGTTCGGCGTTTGGCGCGCTGCTTCCGACGGCGGCGCTGTTAGGCGGCGTGTTAGTCATGGGAGCGGATTTGGCCGGGCGAATGCTTTTGGCGCCGACGGAAATCCCGGCCGGCGTGTTTACGGCCGCACTCGGTGCGCCATATTTTATTTATTTATTGTACCAAACTCGGAAACCATAA
- a CDS encoding ABC transporter ATP-binding protein: protein MHALQAKELTLSYGDALIIDRLNLTIPKGKITVFIGANGCGKSTLLRALARLLKPTGGAVLLDGKEIAKQSTKDIARRLAILPQSPVAPEGLTVLQLVKQGRYPYQTWLRQWSDEDERAVARALAATGLTELAERPVDSLSGGQRQRAWIAMTLAQETNIILLDEPTTYLDLAHQIDILDLLFELNETERRTIVMVLHDINLACRYAHHLVAIRDKTVYAEGKPEDVISCQLVKDVFQMDCQITYDPLFGTPLCIPYGKGRRILQKEGVS, encoded by the coding sequence ATGCACGCGCTGCAGGCGAAAGAATTGACATTGTCGTACGGGGATGCGCTCATTATCGATCGGTTGAACTTGACGATTCCAAAAGGGAAAATCACGGTGTTCATCGGCGCGAACGGCTGCGGCAAGTCGACGCTCTTGCGCGCCTTGGCCCGGTTGTTAAAGCCGACAGGCGGAGCTGTATTGCTTGATGGGAAAGAAATCGCCAAACAATCGACAAAAGACATTGCCCGCCGGCTGGCCATTTTGCCGCAGTCGCCTGTGGCTCCGGAAGGATTGACGGTTCTTCAGCTCGTCAAGCAAGGGCGTTACCCGTACCAAACGTGGCTCAGGCAATGGAGCGACGAAGATGAGCGCGCCGTTGCACGCGCCTTGGCGGCCACCGGGCTTACCGAACTCGCCGAGCGGCCCGTTGACTCGCTGTCCGGCGGTCAGCGCCAGCGCGCGTGGATTGCCATGACGCTGGCGCAAGAAACAAACATCATCTTGCTTGATGAGCCGACAACCTACTTGGATCTCGCGCATCAAATCGATATTTTGGATTTGTTGTTTGAGTTGAACGAAACAGAACGGCGAACGATCGTTATGGTGTTGCATGACATCAATTTGGCATGCCGCTATGCGCATCATCTCGTCGCCATTCGTGACAAAACGGTGTACGCCGAAGGGAAACCGGAGGATGTCATTTCCTGCCAGCTCGTGAAAGATGTGTTTCAGATGGACTGCCAAATTACGTACGACCCGCTCTTTGGCACCCCGCTTTGCATCCCGTATGGAAAAGGGCGGCGCATCCTACAGAAAGAAGGCGTATCGTGA
- a CDS encoding IucA/IucC family C-terminal-domain containing protein, with translation MRLSEEEMKALETYRFSSETTNVLSSMLLDRLLNDNEQLVKYVAHVRTEMGAANDAVAASMLIKRLSFLAPMALYAMSVWNKRLILDPERIWLDTDNQGEMWMPRFRLEPPEAEVCGIERSRWREQAVRDVFAGLFAPLIVRLRRLTRISPLILWENIAIYVYWVYERWFEDEALAPITDRLRDDFRFLIHEADGRLFGQKDNPLRRFWKGASGMQRTTCCLYVQTKGGTCCQTCPLKARQRQTG, from the coding sequence ATGAGGTTAAGCGAAGAGGAAATGAAAGCGTTGGAAACGTACCGTTTCTCAAGCGAGACCACCAATGTCTTGTCATCGATGTTGTTGGATCGGCTGCTGAACGATAACGAACAGCTCGTGAAGTATGTCGCACACGTCCGTACCGAGATGGGGGCGGCGAACGACGCGGTTGCCGCTTCCATGCTTATCAAACGGTTAAGCTTTTTGGCGCCGATGGCTTTATACGCCATGTCGGTATGGAACAAACGATTGATCCTTGACCCTGAACGTATTTGGCTGGATACGGACAACCAAGGGGAGATGTGGATGCCGCGCTTTCGCTTGGAGCCGCCGGAAGCGGAAGTATGCGGCATCGAGCGCAGCCGTTGGCGCGAGCAAGCCGTTCGCGACGTATTCGCCGGTTTGTTTGCCCCGCTTATCGTCCGGTTGCGGCGCCTGACGCGCATCTCGCCGCTTATTTTATGGGAAAATATTGCTATTTATGTATATTGGGTGTATGAACGTTGGTTCGAGGATGAGGCGCTTGCCCCGATCACTGACCGGCTGCGGGATGATTTCCGCTTTCTCATTCATGAAGCCGACGGCCGCCTGTTCGGTCAAAAAGACAATCCGCTCCGCCGCTTTTGGAAAGGCGCGAGCGGCATGCAGCGGACAACGTGCTGCCTGTATGTGCAAACAAAAGGGGGAACGTGTTGCCAAACGTGTCCGCTCAAAGCCCGTCAGCGGCAAACCGGGTGA